In Tenebrio molitor chromosome 1, icTenMoli1.1, whole genome shotgun sequence, the sequence TATGGTTAAGCCCAAAAAAACATTCGAGGTCACTACCAAACACATTCCAATCAACTGGCACAAGAGAGACCTATCTTAGGAgttttagataaaattttgttgaacGTCGAATTACTCACATGACGCAGTCGCGGAATGTTggtaaagttaaaattttttgaaccGTTGATTGAGACAGATTAGCTTGATTAAACAATTGTATGGTCTCACCAATTAAGAACAACCAAAAACTATCTTTTTTGGTTGGATCGAAATCGAAACTAGAAATAATTGCTtaacgatttttttgaatgcaaTTGTAAAGTTTACTCAAATATATCAAGTCTTCCTCCTGCAAGTGCTGTGTCCCACACAGTTGAGAAGCCTCCAGTTGATTTTACACCTATCCAAGTGATCACAGCAGTAGATGCCATGATTACGACAAGTTGCAAAACGTCTGTCCAGACTACGGTCTTCAAACCACCGATGGCAGTGTAAAAGACACAAATGAAACTTATCGCGAAAGCAATCACAGAAACTTTTACACCGGTAACTGAAGAAAAGATATGTTGAGACGTTTATTACCAGAAAGTGAACAATACCTGTTGATAGAGCCAGAGCTGGACCGTAGATGAACACAGGAAGAGTAATATTCCCGCGTAAAACGTACAGAAATGAACCCAAGAGTCTTGTCTTCTTGTCGAATCGTTTCTCTAAGTACTCATACACTGTTGTCAAttgtgctttaaaaaatacagggtAGAAGACACCAGCTGCCAGGAGGAATATCAGAACTTGACAGAGACAAATGAACCAATAGAAAGCTCCAAAAGTGTACACATCTGATGGTACTCCGATTAGTGTTACGGCTGAGAATTGACTGATAATTTTTATGATAAATATATATCTTCACTTTTGTTAGTAGTGTAAAATGATTTTACCTCGCAATTATGGAAAGTCCAATTGGAAAAAACTTCATCATTTGTCCTCCGAATAAATATTCTGCAGTAGTTGACTGTTTACTCCCGAAACAACCAAAATAGATTCCGATCAAAGTACTAAATAGAAGCATCGCCACTAAGACAAGATATTCGTACCAAGAAAACAtgactgtattttttttgtaaatctgGGAAATTGTTGCGAACCCTTTGTTTGAAAGAACTGGTATGAaatacaacaattttttgttaaaaaaatgacttTAACAGCTTAATTGTTATCTATTTTGTTATCGAGTTAGTTAAAAAGAATTATTCCATTATCGAGTACGGCACACCAgtgaatttttaaacaaaatttgaaagtacATTTTTCTGTACTTACATTTGTACTACTGTAAAATTATCAACCCAAGGCTTTTTCGCAAATCCGGAatacataaaatataattaaatgttgtaacttataatagttatttttgtgttaaggGCGTAAGAGGTCTTTATGGCTTGAGGTGTGATTTTGAGCGCgagtacatatacagggtcattaattataaatgattgtctcatcgcagtaggagttgctgacgtagttgaatgtgccgcaagcttcataacatgagtgagactagtatcgccgataggtggctcTCCTgacggtagtggaaatctgtctactagtttgtctaaagGCGGCTTGATTTAGTACTTGCACAAGTACTTGATTTAGCAAATTTGACTAAACAAGTTGTTTACACCATGCAAGTAACTAAATTTAGTTACTTGATTTAGTCACTTGCTTTAGCTACGTGATACGTGTACATCCGCcttaacgttgcgaggctagcggcacatccaaaatttgtgtgggctttcaacgccaactacgatgggacaatcatttataatgactctGTACTATTTTATGCACGATTAAGGCTTAAAACcttaacatttaataaaaattaataagtaaATGTCTGCCCACATCACGGATGTTAATGTAATCGAATCCCGCATAAactcattttattgttttcaactgtcatgaattctcatttttctcctttgtaaactgcctcttaactcctctaaagcaaaaaaatagcagataaccaaccgttgccctagacaacacattcaaagtgacatttcttcaaaaatttgtcaaaactgtcaaatgcaaatgcgaaaccatttttaaaagatttggaagcttcagggacgtcgtttcaagcaataaaattttgtatgcaagtcgtttctgtgcaaattgggcttttctaattgccctcggGGCCTTAAACACTCGCTACGgtcgtgttttaatcttgcCCCTctggcaattagaaaagcccaatttacacagaacctcgttgcataaataacttattgttttcaactgtcataaattctgatttttctcctttgtaaactgcctcttaactgccctaaagcaaaatgagcagataacgaaccgttgccctagacaacacatttaACGATTTGAACGtcacatttctgacaggtattgaaaaatttgtcaagactgtcaaaagcaaatgcgaaactatttttaaaagatttggaagcttcagggacgtcgtttccaacaataaaattttgtatgcaactcgtttctgggtaaattgggattttctaattgccctcgaggccttaaaaccctggctacgctcgtgttttaatcttgtccttcgggcaattagaaaagcccaatttacacagaaactcgttgcataaataactacgtATTATCTGAGCGTGAATCAATTACAGTCGAATGCAATAAAAGTAGACAAAAacagtttcctgtaattgtttTTCCTCAAAATGTTATTGTATAAATGTAGCTTTTCTAATACGGACAACGGCGACAACTTCTTCTCACTAGGCTAGGCAACCAAGAATACAGCCGCAGTCAGCTGCCAAGCAAAATCGAAAAACTGGAAGACTGGATCAAGCAGCCAAAAACTTCTTGTCTACTTTTTTTGCATTGGACTGTATGTTGTCTCACAAACAATGCACGTGGGCTAAATTCGCACATTTGGAaaagaatgaaaaaataacacgaagaaaaaaagagcctttattgaaaaatttacatcGAATTAGTTATTTTTGTCTTTGGATCTCGAATTTGTTTCCAGAATTCTTAAAGCAGACTTCACATCACGGTATTGAGACTCATGCCGTTCGGGTAACAAGAAATGACTAACAAAACTTATGAGACTTTTGTCAACTACAGCTTCTTCCGTCTTTGTCAAGTAACTATTAACTAGATCCAAAAATTGGATATGTGAATACAGCGGAAATTTTTCGTGCTGACagcaaaagaaaagaaaaaggtttaaaacaaAGAGGACAAtgccaaaaataattattttattttcgcaaTATTTGTACAGagatctgataaaaaatatgaacttttgattttttaattgccttCATCTCTACGACCTTTTATAAAAGTTTCCAGTGCTTGAGAATTAGGCTCCGCATCTTCTGGTAATAAAAAGTGACATACTGGACTAATAAGGACCCGCTCAGCAGACGATCCATTTCTGTTAATCACTTGGTTAATAATCAAGGCCGTTGTGATTGTCGCAACAGCACCAATTAAGCAGTAATAGTAGTAAGATATTCGGAATAAGAAGCACTtctgaaaaatagaaaataaatgaacgtAGGAGTGAAAGAAAAGATTTTCATGTAGTTTACTTATTTAACGTGTCGTTAGTATCGAAAGTAATAGTACTATTAattccaaataaaatattcgaCGTGTTCGCAATAGACAGGTTCAACTGGCAACCATCGACTGAAAATGATTTTGTAGGGTAAACAAACAAGTGGTGGTACTTGTAGTAGTAAGCAGGTACTGCTATGAAAGAGATAAATATTAATCCACAAATTCCTCCATAGAAAGCACtctaaaatttagaaaaaaaaacatattgtcGATGTGGTGTTTAATAAAAAccttggcattaactttcggAAAAAGAACACCCAAAGTAAATAAACCCAGAAATGGGCCATTTATTATTCCACATAAACTAACACTTAAAGGAAAAGTTTGTCCCAAGTGTTCTATCAATAGTACCAAACTAGTACAAAGAACACCTTCGATGACTACAatcagttttaaaataaaaactgcgGATTTTTCTGTGAATTGTCTTCTAGTGAACTGGCTAATAAAATCTTTGTAGATAACTCCAGAGAGTGAGTTTAAGGTCGACGAAATGGTACTGAAAGGAGAAGAATTAGTATAAAGAAAGGTGAACTGTTTACAATATCACCTTATGGCAGCGCTCACCATAGCCGCCATAAACAAACCAGATAAGCAAGGAATGTTTCCAGAAATATCCATAATGTAGTACGACACGATCTCatcatttttggttattttatgGGTTGATAACGGGTCACAATCGGCGTATCTTGCATAGATGGTTAAACCCAGAAAAACACTCAAGGTCACTATCGTACACATTCCAATCAACTGGCACAAGAGAGACCTGTTTTAAGACTTTTAGTAAACATTTTGTTGAATATCGAATTACTCACATGACGCAGTCGTGGAatgttgttaaagttaaaattttttgaaccGCTGATTGAGACAAATTAGCGTAATTGAACAGTTGGAAGGTGTGGCCAAATAAGAACAACCAAAACGCGTCTCTTTTGGTTGGATCGAAATCgaaactaaaaataattgtttaggTATTTTTTAGAAGGGAATTGTAAAGTTTACTCAAATATATCAAGTCTTCCTCCTGCAAGTGCTGTGTTCCACACAGTTGAGAAGCCTCCAGATGATTTTACACCTATCCCAGTGACAATAACAGTAGACGCCATGATTATGACGAATTGGAAAACGTCTGTCCAGACGACGGTTTTCAAACCACCGATGGCAGTGTAAAAGACACAAATGAAACTTATCGCGAAAGCAGTTACGGAAACTTTTACACCGGTAACTGAAGAAAAGATATGTTGAGACGTTTATTATCAGAAAGTGAAGAATACCTGTTGATAAAGCTAAAGCTGGACTGTAGATGAACAGAGGAAGAGTAATATTTTCACGCAAAATATACAGAAATGAACACAATAGTCTTGTCTTGTTTTCGAATCGTTTCTCTAAGTACTCGTACACTGTGGACACTTGTGCTTTAAAGACGAGAACGTAGCAAAGACAAACGAACCAGTAGAAAGCTTCAAAAGTGTACACATCTGATGGTACTCCGATTAGTGTTACGGAGAATTGACTGGTAATTTTTTATGATAAATATATTTCAGTTTTGTTCACAGGGTGAAATGATTTTACCTCACAGTTATGGATAGCCCAATGGGAAGAAACTTCATTCTTTGTCCTCCGAATAAATATTCTTTAGTTGTTGATTGTTTATTCCCAAAACAACCAAAATACAAGCCGATCAAAGTGCTAAACATAAGCATCACCACCAAGGCAAGGTATTCGTACCAAAAAAACATGGTTGTATTTTTCTCAGAAGCCTAAGAAATTGTTACGAAAAACTGTTAAGAaatagttttataaaactgaCTACGGTTTTTATAATCAAGTGTCACTGGTTGAATACTATTGAACTAATTTGGTCACAGGTTAAAAGTAATGTTGCCAAAAAGGAAACTCTGGCAAAAATGCTGTggcagaattaaaaaaaaaaagaagctatTGCTtgctattttgacaaatttttcaattcttttttccattattgtgtacttccggaagatattaaaaaaaagatttgagaaccatttttaaaactctaagggccagtttactgAAGCGAAATAAATGTAATCGTAATTTAATGCGacattaactgaacacgtgatcagattgaaccaatcgaagtttgtGATTCATGGACTAATCGCGCATTACAattttctttctataaactggccctaaaaCTGTTGTATTTAAGGCTTTGCtctaaaataaatcaatcaaAATGCCGCCCCTTTAATTTGCCGCCCTTGTGCGGTAAACAACCTGAACCCCCACACGCGGCGGCCCTGTGCATTTGGATTGAATTCGTTCAATTGGGAAATACGAAAAAGAAACGGAGAGAAAAGAGtctttatttgaaaaagtttaCATCGAATTAGTTAATTTTCGTCTTTGGATTTCGAATCTGTTTCGAGAATTTCTAAAGCAGATTCGACGTCACGGTATTGAGACTCGTGCGCTTCGGGCAACAAGAAATGACTAACAGGACTTATGAGACTTTTGTCAACTGGAGCTTTATCCTTCTTTGTCATGTAACTAATGACTAGACCCAAAAATATCGTCGTAAAAGCTCCAATTAGACATTGATAGTAAAAAGATATTCTGAACAAAAAGAACGGTTCAGATGTGGGCAACGTGCTGTCAGTGGTACCATTCGAAAATGTCTGAAAAGTTGTATTTGCAAATGAGATAGTTTCGTTGGTGCAACCATCTGTAGAAAAGTGTTTAGTTGGATATGTTAATATCTTTTTAGACTTGTAGTACTGTGACGGAATAAGTATTGACAAAATGATTATCCAAGTACCTATGGCTCCATAGAATGCACCCTACAATAAGAAACTTGCAACAttgtatatttcaaaattaaaacactcTGCAGCACCTTGGAGTTAGCTCTAGGAAAGAGCATCCCAAGTGTGAATAAGCCCAGAGTGGGACCTAGCTTCATGGCTGACAACAACATCGCCAAAACAAAAACTCTTCCTTCCATGTACTTGATGAGAAAAACTAAACACATGCAGATTATCCCATCTACCGTGacaattaatttcaatattctGGTGGTCGACTTTACTGACATATTTGTCTTCAAGTATTTGATTAGAAAGTCCTTGTAAATGACACCAGACAAGGTGTTCAAGTTTGCTGAAATTGAACTAGAAGGAAATATGAGTTGGAAATCAACTTCACCCTTTTACCTGATGGCTGCGCTAAACATTCCCGCAATGAAAAGACCAAAAACCCCTGGAAAATTCTCTGCAAAAGCCATTACATAATATGGAGTCAACTGGTCACGTCTTGCGATTTGTTTGGTGATGAATGGGTCGCAGTCGAAGTACTTTGCGGTGATTCCGAGACCAATAAGAACGCAAAATGTGTAGATGAAGGCCAAAGAGAGGGCAAGAAATACGACAGACCTGTTTGAACAAGATGACCCTTTGTGGTGGTACGTTATAAGAGTACTCACCAGGCAGCGTCTTTAAATGTGGGTAGGGCCAAGAATTTTTGTACACTTGTAGGATGACTACTAATTTGACCTAAAAGTTGGAAAGTGGTGCCAATTACAACAATCCAAAAGCTGTCTCGTTTGGTGGGGTTTAAatcaaaactgaaaacaaaacGTGTTGGTGTGTGggcaaaaatattgaaaagggGTACTCGAATATCTCCAGTCGTCCTCCATCAACTGCTCTCATCCATATCGTTTGAAAACCACCCAGTTCACGGACACTGATGACAAAAATAGAAGCTAGAGATCCAAATACTACAACAAATTGTAAAACATCTGTCCAAATCACAGTCCTGAGTCCTCCAATAGCAGTGTAGAAGACGCAAATACCGCACACCACGAAAGACACGACTTGGACATCGATTCCAGTAGCTACGACAGTctagttaattaaatttcgtttACGCTAAGAATCTGTTAAGTAGTACCTGTTGAAAACACTAAAGCTGG encodes:
- the LOC138132720 gene encoding sodium-coupled monocarboxylate transporter 1-like, with amino-acid sequence MFFWYEYLALVVMLMFSTLIGLYFGCFGNKQSTTKEYLFGGQRMKFLPIGLSITVSFICVFYTAIGGLKTVVWTDVFQFVIIMASTVIVTGIGVKSSGGFSTVWNTALAGGRLDIFE
- the LOC138140825 gene encoding sodium-coupled monocarboxylate transporter 2-like, with the protein product MIWSSQFSGITVIGVPADVYTYGATYWLVCLSSIFVVPLTIYIYLPVFYNLELTSTYEYLERRFDSKTKLLVSGFYIICTNLFLALTAYGPALVFSTATGIDVQVVSFVVCGICVFYTAIGGLRTVIWTDVLQFVVVFGSLASIFVISVRELGGFQTIWMRAVDGGRLEIFDFDLNPTKRDSFWIVVIGTTFQLLGQISSHPTSVQKFLALPTFKDAAWSVVFLALSLAFIYTFCVLIGLGITAKYFDCDPFITKQIARRDQLTPYYVMAFAENFPGVFGLFIAGMFSAAISSISANLNTLSGVIYKDFLIKYLKTNMSVKSTTRILKLIVTVDGIICMCLVFLIKYMEGRVFVLAMLLSAMKLGPTLGLFTLGMLFPRANSKGAFYGAIGTWIIILSILIPSQYYKSKKILTYPTKHFSTDGCTNETISFANTTFQTFSNGTTDSTLPTSEPFFLFRISFYYQCLIGAFTTIFLGLVISYMTKKDKAPVDKSLISPVSHFLLPEAHESQYRDVESALEILETDSKSKDEN